In Rhodamnia argentea isolate NSW1041297 chromosome 5, ASM2092103v1, whole genome shotgun sequence, the DNA window TCTACTTAGCATCCACATAAATCTCAGTGTTCGCGTTTCGTTTTCTCTAACTACATTGTTGATTTGAATTCTAGTCTAGCTTCCCTATTCGATTTTCACCTGCTGCTGCTGgtgaaaaatttcatgtcatttgAGGAAAAATCGATCACACGGCTCATGTCTTTATCATGCTAATTTTCCTCGATTATTGTCACCGAATtggtataaaaaatcaaattagaaatcTCACCTTGCTCCTTTTGTTTGGAGTTGACCCTTCACACTCTTCGATACGCTTCGATTGCTTCCTTTATTGTTCCACTCAACGCATCATCAAACTCAGCAAAAAGGGTGACTAAAATTCATATGTCAACAGAGACCAATAAAAGCTTCATCATTCATCctcattttttccatttcactGTTTTTTGTTTACGAGTTGCATTGTCAAAAGAAAGCGACACAGGACTTCAAGACTAGCCTTTTGATCTGGGCTCAGCcgaaattagatttttattttctaaattcaaCTCAGGAAACAAATGTCAACCAAATATCGGACATGAACAAAAAATGTACACCAGCTCAGCAATTAACATGCCGCTTTCCATTCTACAAATTTAAGGAAAGGGGTGGTTATGACTTATGACCTCTTAATTCATGGGTCATTCACATGCGTAGAAGGGATCAGCACCTCACTTTGGGCTTGGGAAACATCTGGGCACTTGCATTTAGACgagaagaaattataaaaacaggAGGATTCACTCTATCGACACCTTTGCatagtaattttttaaaaaagggacGTCTATTCGAATTATGTCGAGAAAGAACAGTGGTGCAATCGAAAATATTAGAAGAAATTCTTAGTATCATATATTAAAACCGATTGGATTACAACGAAAGTATAATTACTATTTTGAAAACTATTCCCCACACTTCCGATCGGAACCTAACTTTTGGCAAAGCAATGGCGATCATTATTTAATTGATAATGAATAATTGCCAActcaacaaaatcaacaaagcTTGCATGTGGAAGTACTGTTAGCGGTCTTCCCTAagaactaatcaaggttgatattctaatattagttgtggattaggtagtgtcgaaaaacgacattcactatacttatgtagtcataatgtgttgctagagaccgcttatgacttgtgggccaaaaagaGTTTTGAGCACCTTGCTAATGTTTAGTAAACCTATagggtcgcacacaatagcaaattgagttcatattttctctgtgccttgatctacttaagaagtagattttaatttattctcctattttaaatatttacgcgatcgtgcatgttatgagataacgattaaacgcacgattggagatagacggtttggcggACCCGAATAGCCCGACATCACTTCTTTTtttacgcgtaaatattgaggctatatatagcCAATTATAATCCCTTGagatagagggaaaaaaaaatcctaaacccgaAGGAGAAAAAGACAGAGAATCATTTTCTGTTTTTAGATATTTGAGAGAGTGTCAAAGATCAAAGGCAATTAAGTAAGATGAGCTCCAACATCTATAAGCTAGTACTTAGATAGTTGGAGACTtcatgtgacatcctgaattccgacccactttcgaagctttgaataaatgaaaggtctcattgatgtatttcagtctaatctcactcggagttgatccttctcgagcagactaaccaaataggaatgactagctaggaaaatcaagtacgttgacctaagaacttgatcctagattgactctttggccatgaaaattgtcgagggaatattctgaaccaatataggccgatcctagaatgattaaggaacgatttggataataccctacgcttggatcacgggtgattccgtttgacctcgtataggttccgaatgtccctaaattattttctaacgatcgtgtccatcgggactagtgattgaccctcacaattgaatgacaaccaaggtcgccatggctcgagtaattcttaaacgtgattttaatcacgggtcgatctgcggaactcctaaaagccgcccgttagtttgagatacgctgaaaattctattgatcgagattgattgcgaatcgagcttcaaaatttgatgtcgAACCTTCGGAggtctcaataaataaaattttagacgtttcctcatcctatgtGCTATTCCTTCGTGGTTCGCCCCAAAAAGGTTCGGGAAaactatatttggactggaaatgggaaatgacccatttgccatcgaaaaataccccatttttcacttggaacgaagggtattttggtcattttccctttgaccgagattgactagtcttggtggggaggaaattatttttttttatccctcttgactttatggatccaataattatcttaacttatattaattattattttggcccccttcttcttcatttttttcaagagcacactctctctctagctcactttctctctctacctcatactccctcacttggccgaattctctctctctctcaccctccattgccgaaaattcttcaagccgccgccggtgtcgccttggacCGTCGGAGCTCAACCTTCTACCGTGAGCCACCTTGGACCGCCGGATTttgtgggttttagccgattgagggagtcgccggagccgccggattggaatcaaattttctctcattttctcgccggaaaattcgctagaattgtggtaagttggtccctaaccttatattaggtatctagggtgctaatagacttgagatttggtagattttggtgaaaaattggttgttttttgccatttttatgccttggccgagaatgaagattggaggagagagagaaaccatgttcttgaatgaatagtgaagtcaagaggacttgtgtggtcaaagttggaccatggttactttatgcttaactatagttactttatgcaattaattaatcatggttaggttagtatttgactctagttaatttttgaaccatggttagattatatattaactagagttacttttatgtggcaatgttgttatgccatgatgctaattaaatgtggcatgattactatagtttagtactataatCGTAAATTAATttcacgttagaaaattattattgttcggccatgataaattcccacgttagtataattttaatcgtacattatttatatattgctacgttagcataatatggtcgcatggcgtggattgaatactatggtagtattaattgatcgggtggtctggattaatctttggattagtgtgaattaatcgggtagtcccgatttattaattctctaacgtgagcgaatcacatggtcccgatctattctcagaaaatatgagagtcgtattcaatcaagtcgtctgaggccaaagtgagccgtatttgtctgattgtccgagatcgagaaagtatgaaagtcgtgttcaattaagtcgtccgagaccaaagtgagtcgtgtttgactaattgtccgagacttaatccggtcgtgttcctatgtgtccgagaccaagATTTatgggtcatattcaatcaagtcgtccgaggccaaagtaaGCCGTATTTgtttgattgtccgagaccgagaaagtatgaaagtcatgtttaattaagtcgtccgagaccaaagtgagtcgtgttcgactaattgtccgagacttaatccggtcgtgttcctatgtgtccgtaaccgagatttatgggtcgtattcctctATGTCCGAGACCCTAGTATATATATGGAgtcgtgttctataaaggtccgaggctcaatgttatgaacttgtatgatggcggtggagtaacgtggaatatttttggagtaacgtggaatattctggagtagtgtggaatattttcggagtaacgtggaatttcctatgacagcctgatgctttaaacgcgggctttagatcaatgtggatatttatattatggcctgatgcgttaaatgcgggccccggagcacgtggaatattttattgtcaaaccgaggcgtggaacgccgaaacgggagtaatgtagaatatttgagaaggtgtgggaattttcggagaaagaacggaattttctggaattaaattgtggaatttttagtaagaaagaagagttgttggaaattgttcattgaaaatgtgtctggaggcactagggccctaatataggattaggggctagcttactgagattttatctcaccccgtcgtgggttcgttgtttttcagaccctccgccgcaagtatgaatgacccgcctcaaaggttcggtattccccgaggtcatggtaccgggagaagatggggaggttgtagagccatcggatgcggaacaacCACTTGAgattgacgaggatgagttggaggcgagagatgatatagtaccggatagcgaggacaaggcctagggtagttggcctcttgacttttgctagctgttttattttgaatgtatagtaggcttcgatcacataatctttttttgttctagtggttATAgacttgtacagtggcctccgaagccgtaggtttggaaaattgtatagaacatgtggatatgtatataagtttgtttttactgtcccaagtcatcgtgatatTAATTGTTtttgtacggggattcgtttttgcttccgcatgaatttgttagCCTTTGGATCCTGAAGAACtatacataagcgtggccagatgggatgtcgacgagctcgcggggttcgggtcgtgacacttCAGTTCGTGTGTATGGATACCAGTAGAGGCACAATACTTGGGGAGTTAATCAAGACACAACCGATCGTCAATTTATCTTTGATCCGTAAAATGTACATCTTAAACTTCTATttatttcaatatacgcatggatcttgtctagggttttggtttataaatatattccgCTGTGTTTTGACAATCCTGAAACCCTTTCAAGTACAAAATATCTTCTTTAGcaattgttttcaaattttagattgCACCGACTGAAAATTTCTGATGGAGTGTGTTTCATTTTGCAATAGTAAAAATTTATCTATTACCAAATAAACATTAGCacgatcgaaaaaaaaaaaaagagagagagagatttgggtcGCCATCACAACGAAGTTTAGGCGGTACAATAAGTCTTGTCCTTATCCTGGCATAAGCAAAAATGCAACTCAAAATCAACAGTACGTCTCCTCGCGATGTATTGGCACAAACTTGTCATGCCCGCAGCTTGAGTCGCTTCACGTTTGAAGTCAATGGCATCACATAACGATTATTGTGATTTTGTGGTCTTCTGATGGGATGGTTCCTTCGGGGCATGACACACCTTATGGCAAGTTCATTTCATCATTCttcttcatatttttcaaatgacatGTTTCCTAAAATTGCTATAAACACCCATGACACAACCAACATTGTCTTGAATGTCGAATTTTGTTTCTTTAGCTTTGTCGCATCTTGTTTGACACGTTTCAGTTGTGCCTTGAGAGCTCTAACTTCAGCGTCCATCGAATTGGCATCATCCTCATTATGCCTTCACACTGGTCTTTTTTCCGACATTGCTCAGCTTGATCTTGTATTTCCCTAATATTGTATTTCGGACAGCCGTGATATCTTCTGCCTCGattctccttcatccttactattTGCAGATGACATTTCAAGCCTCAATAACAAAACACATGTATCGGGTGACCGATGTCATCGATTGTGACTAATTCACTAATGTCTTCATGGATTGTGATGATTGTAGCGGGACAGTGATTTATGCTTTCAGAATCAACGCCAGTCGGAGCATTCCTAACCTGCATAGATGTAAAGATGTAGTATATTCACCATATCAGTGAATTTTAATGTACAGACGAAGGAACATAGATGTAAAGATGTAGTATATTCGCCATATCAGTGAATTTTAATGTACAGACGAAGGAACGTACACGACAATCAGAATGATACTGCCTTCTGATGGATAACCAACAGTAAAGAAAGAAGTTCCACAATTGAAAAGCTAGACCAACTATGAGAAATCAATTGTTTGCTACCTCTGCTATGATTCTCAGaatattatcgacaataatctAGCACTGAAATGAACAAACGAGAAGCAAATCCAACGCATAAATCAAAATGTTGCCACGCCTTGCCTTGCTCAGTAATGTACTATCGTAAGCATGTTAAAAAAGGAGCAATGCAAAGCAATGACAAATCAAAATGTGGTCGATCATCAAACTTTAAAAAGAAGAGCAAGGCAAATCAATGATAAATTTCTACAGCCAGGCACAAATCCAGCAAAGTAATGAATAAATCCAGCCACAAATCCTACCAAAACCATGACCAATAATAGGAACCAGGGGAATTTCAGGCAAAGACAGTATGGGCACTTAACTATAAAAGCATCTAGCGAGCGTTGGGCGAAGGCCTTTGGCAAGCATCGAGCGAGCATCGAGCCAATCAAGACCAAGGCGTCAGGTGAGCATCATATGAAGGCAGCGAGCATTGGATGAAGGCGTCGTCGGACGAGCATCGGATGAAGGCAGTGAGCATCGGACGAAGGCGCCGTCAAGCAATGTCAAGATCTGGGGAAAAAATTTGGGAAGATCTCAATTTGGGAAAAGTACGTCGGGAAAGtctctttaatttttatttttttattttttaaatttttttagaaactcCAAGCGGCCATGTCAACCGGTAGCGTCCGCCGGTGCTGACTAGGATTCCACATCAGATTTTTCCGATCATCAATGGCCTGATGGACAAacttggcacaattgtaaaaaatttaggactgaaccagcgaaaaaataagtttaagaataaattaacacaattttaATAGATTTAACActgttttagtaattttcccttgTTTTCCATTGGAAAACGCGGTCAATCTATTTTCGCTATTTAGCTAGTGAAGTGAAGACAGTTTTCTTTCCTCCTATTTTCATAGTTTTCAGTCTAGAATGGAAACGAGGTTTTGGTCAATTTCATTTGTTGAACTTGTATATATGCGTGTTTCAAGTAAACGCGATCAAAATTATATGAGTGTCAATTGTAGGTTGATATAGGTTCTTCGCACAAAAAAAGACTACATCCGAACACGGGTATAAACCTAATTGCACCTGCTGAGCCACGTTGAGCACCCGTTGTCTAAAGTGCACCGAACATTAGCTAGCAATATATGAACACCTCTTTCTCTAAAACTACTAAGTGTACCCAAGTTGTCACatgtttgctaaaaaaaattgcctaaaCATCCACAGTGAGTTTGTCAACAAGGGTGCgtatgataacacttttggaagtggatttctgctcaagaagtgcttttggagcagaatccgtttggtaatgtaacttttgaattagaaatccgtttggcaaaaatttttacttctgaaagaaatttctatttatgaagttactttttccatatttgagaagttaaaaaaataacttctccaactcaagaaatacttcttacctcatcctcttttcgatcataccgAGCTATTCCGTTCTGTCTACACACCACAAAAGCGTGAATGCTCCCCATGATTGCCGGAGGAACCCctccacccccaaaaaaaagaaaaaatattaacacgTTAAAGCATAGTGCAAAGGGGTTTactaattaaaatatatatttttaaaaatttggcaataattaaaaaaaaagggttaatggaataataaagaaaatggagCAAAAAGGGTGGAAGCACAAGGTGGGTGGCGAACGTGTGATGGAGATTTGATTAGTATTAGACTTGGGGGCGTGAGAGTTTGCAATCCCGTGGCTCGCATGTGCGATGCATTCTCTCTTACCCAACATatacataaataaatacataaattgaagagagagagagagagagagagagagagaaattggaaAACGACAGATGACCACGAAaccgaaaaatgtttttctttttttttggcttcctcTCTTGTGTGACACAATTATTCAATTTAAGTACCGTCTAATGCGTGTATGTCTCTTAAAAAATTGTATGTTCTTTTCGTTTTGATCAATAATAGAGCACGCCGGCCGGATTGCGGAAAACATAACTTGGCATTTACGGGAGCTTTAAAGTTGTGAATTGTTCATCCAATAAGCAATTAACGAGGACACCTAAACGGTTTGCACGACGTGCTCGCTCGTATCGCGAAATTGGTGTGGCTACCTGAGGAGCTCAAGAGTGGCGGAGAACGTATTTTACGCTACCCTTGCGTCGTGTGTTAGTGACGGGTAAATCTATAACAAGTAAAACCAATGGCAAATGAATGGACGACACGGTGGTTTTGTGAACAAAAATTCTCCATAACAGAATCGCCATAGAGAATTCAAGACACCAAATTATTCAGGTCAAAATCAGCTGCATCACAATAAAAGCATTGGCCAACAGACATGCGCATTCAAACTGACCAAAACACCAAATGCAGCTTCTAGGTCAGTTTCATTACCGTGAAATCCCAATCCATCCACTTCTACTAACAATGGCAATTCATAGCAAGGCAACGCAGATTGATGTGTCGAACATGctccaaaagtttagagataatATTTATCAAActaaatattcaaaaatcacaatgcacattgagctaaagttcaaaaaccatatttgtcaaattaaaagtgaaCGGATCACATTGCAAGTTAAGGCAAAATTCAATGACCATTTAAGTCAttatcccaaaaataaattgaaaaatattttgaaaaaaagtaaTGATTTCTTATATCGCTTGACATAATTAACcaatcaaaaataatttcacgTTGACAAAAactaatatttaaatattttcatagccgacaatttttttttttacttttataatagatataaataattatttttaagaaaacatttttaaattatccatttttcgCAAAAACAACGGCCGTTTGTGCTCATCGCAATTTAATTTCACTATTTAATCTTGGCTTCATGTGTCCGGTCCATTTTAGTTTTTGATTGTCTCACGGAAGTACATATTTTAAGTGTGCTACTACGACCTAGACAGCATTTCACATCTTTACAACTAAATCGTATCCAGTTCTTCAAACACGTAGTAATCGCGAAAAACTTCTCGAATCGTGCCTTTTCTCCAGGACCCCGATCCAGGGGCTATCCCTTTACTATGCAAATTCTTAGCATGAGTAATTGAACCGTTCATCTCTCAATCGAATCTATCGGCACATCTTGCTGAACAAACGAGTCTGATTTGTACGAGCGAGGATCACAGGAATGCCCCTCCAGGGTCAAACCATACAAAACTTTACCATCAATGTACAGAGAGGGAGCAAAACAGAATCAACAATGTTCTTCCAGCAAACGAGTTTGCGAAACCGACTGCTCGGGTCTCCAAATGATGACCAACCAAACACCCAAACCGTAAGAAGGCACGCTAACAGTTGGGTTCACCGGACCCACAACTCCCCAGCAATTGCACTGGCTCAAGAATAATAGATCGACTTTCAAGTGCTAGCTCGCCCCTCCCGCTCTAGCAAATCCAAAGATATTTAAATGCGGATGATAAAGACAGAGCTATAGTTCCCCTGAACATTGGTGCAGATTCCTGAAACACCGAGAGGAAAGCAACATGTCAGAGAACCATTCTGTGCTACCGTACATCTTCAATGATTCCAGGAGACAACTATGGAGTTTACGGTGCTAAGCCTATCCAGTAAGCACCAACAAGCGATCATATTAGAATGAAATTGCGCTCTTTCTTCGTCAAATGCACAATCACATGTTTGTAGTTCGTCAGGTTATAGACTTCCGAGCTAATTTACATTGTCCAGGCATCACAGTTGATCGACCATATAAATAGGAAAACCTATCAAGCAGTTACTCCTCAagcaaattcctttcttttttttttataaaaaaaatggacagaGAATACATACTTCCGTAGATATCATCTGGTGACAGAACCTTGAAGAAGATACAAGGCTCTGTTTCGAACCTGCACAGCATGAAGGCATCTTTAGAGACAAGATCTTTAAAAGCAGGCAAAAATGGCATTAGCAACCCATAACATACCTTTGCCGCGAACGATCTCAAATCTGTGCTGGTAATTAGACAGGAACAGTTCCGCAGATAAAGACCCCACATTTCCCTGATTACTGCTTTCTCTTCTAGAGTTGAGTTGAAGAAGAGCCAATTCTCCGCTAAAACCAAATAAATGTACATTCTGAAAAGATCACAACCTTTTTCTTTCACATTAATGGATATGAGCGAAGCCAGGATTTCTTCATCTGCAGCCTGAAGAAAAGTACCAGACTAGTAAATGGGAAGATTCTAATGGCCAGAAGCACACGAGATAGAATGTGAATGCAATGTTTTCTATAAACAATTTGGTGCCACCATGGTGCCATCTGCCGCTGCCTCCTGAGTTTTGGCTGTTTTTCCAAAGATTATATGGTTGAAATGACAATGAACGAAGAAATATCTCACTGCATGGACATTTAATATATGCATTTAGGAAGACATTAATGATATCATGTCTATCCTACCAAACCATTTTATCTGTTAAAATTTCAATGTGCAGATAAAGAGTCTAAAACATGCTCATGATCTAAACTATCTTTTGCTGATTTGTCAACTAGACAAGTTTGAACGACCTTTATTTAATGATATACGTATTCAGTACCTGCATTTGTTGTCTTACAAGAAAACTAGGAACAAAAGCAGACTAGAATGCACTgcaaccaatctgcattttttcATCGTGCTCAACTTATGTATTCAGGCATGACAATGAAAAGCAAATGCAATAAGGTTGTCTTTGAGCTTCTTCTAAAGCACATTACAATCAAATGACAAATAGATAGGGCAAAATAAAGAGCTGTGTCGCTATTTACTCATCAAAGCATGTTGGGTGCagatattaaagaagaaaggcggCCTGCCTTATGATTGAGGAAATTTGCAAGCAGCCGATAGGCAACTTCACTTCTGAGGCACTTGCTACGAGCATCAATGCCAGAAATGCACTCAACAGCACGCAAGCAGTTCAGGTCCATAGATAACCTGCATAAAAAGGTATAGTGTCAAAAGGTCAGAACTGTGTACAAAGGCAAACAACATAATACAGAGGTCAGAGAGTTAGAACAGCCATTATCAATCACCAAATTGTTTTTCATTGAAACAGTAAAGCCAAAGCAAGGTATTGGCTTCATGTCTAAACAATAAGAGCAAGAGATACTTAAAAAACTAGCAAACTAGGCATGAACCAGAGAGGACATCTTAAGAGGAGGAAGACGCAAAATGAGACTCTGTTACATACGATCTTCCACATTTTTCCTTACTGAAAGAATAAATCTAACTATTCGGCCTAGAAAGAATAGTAGAGCAGTGGCCAGTAACCTGCTAGCAAGAGATTTCGTTACTTTCTTGCAGCTGGTGCTCCATTCCTCATGGGTAAAGTAACTGATTACTGATAACAAACATTCATACAGAAGCATTGAAAGGCCTTCAAGTCGGCGGTCTAGAAACAGACAAATCAACACTTCGGTTAATTTTTCGGCTTGTGAAGTTGAAAAAATAGGCCATTTACTcctgaaaaagaaatgaaatgcaagctctaataagaaaataatatcaTCAAGATCAACTATTAAAATCTATTTGATGGCCCAAAAATACGGGTTAAAAATTCTTCGCTAGATTTCCCAGTTTCTTGTTTTCAAGAATGTAAAGACCCCTGTCACGCTTAACATATGGCTTCTAGAAATGACTGACTCAGATGACAATCCAGAATGACTGACCTTACTTGACAAGAAGCGGCCACAAATTTGATCCAAGCTCGAATATTCAAAGATGGGCCAGCATGCTTGGAATCTGGATAAAGATACTTGCAAATAACTATTAAATACTAAAGGTCATATGTCCATATTTAGTAAATAAACTAATGATTTAGTTGCAATTACATACATGTAAAGGCATCTAGCAAAGAAGATAAATAAGTCGGTCAATAGGAGAAATATGACTTTGCTTCAGAAGAGAAAAGCTAATGTCTAAACAAATTTGAACTCTTGACATCCTCGTTGAGCAATCTTCTTCTGATAGAAGCACCAGCAAAAACAATCCACAACCCTCTTAACTTTGGGATAAGAATAGAaggagtaccataacttttgtacggcagtCGCTTGAgcaccataaattttttttttccgcttacTTAAATGCCTAtaaaattgatcatttgagTGTTATTTCGGGCAAATAGTCCTACatggatttttatttaattttctatattgatgtggatatttttaattatttcttgtcctttttttttttttttttgcttttttctttgctagtgagggtcaccggcaaccctcgccggcagCAAAGGCCTGGGGCAAGGACCTTCGTCCGAGCGCCTTCGTGGCCGCAGGGAGGGGTGCAAAGGACCTCGCTAGACTGGACAAGGGTCACTTGTCCGTGGCCGGCAGGGCCACAAAGGCCTTGCCCAAGGCCATCGTGGCCTCActagatctaggtgaggccACCTCACCCTCGGCCGGTGGGACCACAATGGCCTCTCCCTGCGCGAAGCTAAGGGTAGACATGTTGACTATTTCGTCCGACTATGCAATGAACCTAAACTTAGGAGCTTACCCATATCAACAGATCCTGCGTCAGATAAGACGAACACGAATCCATATATGCTAAGGGCTCTTTCCAGTTCAGAATATGTAGGGAGCCAGTCTATTTTGATGGGTGCAGAAGTTCCCTAATCAGCAAAGGCCAGGAACAAGGAGAACAATCAACAAGCACAAATCTTAACATTGAGCACGAGAAATTTGCTTGATGTCAAGAAGCAGTAAGTCAACCTCATTTTTGCCTGAGAGTACGTCGCACCAGAGATCGCATGCCGAAGTTCTCAATCTCTTTTCTGATGCAAACATCACTGACAGAGGAAGATATCCAGATATATTAAAGAGCAAGACGCAGGACCGGATATTTGCAGGatgttaaaatatgaaaatatataaacTCACATAAATGGAAAGTCCATTTTGCAAGAGCCATTTCAAGATGACCACTTAATGTTATGAGCTTGGATAACCAGCCATTCACCAGGAGTCCTTCCAAAAAGTCGGATTCTGCACCAGTGCAAAATCCACCATAAACATCTTTTTCCTCACCTCACTATCCGAATCCAAAATTGCTGTATCAACTAGTGAACGCAGCTGACCTAGATTCTAGAAAAATGCCATTCACTGAACGCAGCTGCAGAATGGAAAGCAACAAGAGTACCTTCTCGTTTACCGACTTCCACCAATGAATTATGTTTGCTATGACCAAGAGCCTGGAAAGTAGCACAGCTACCAAGCTCAGGTAAAACTACAGCTGGTGGACTTTTCTGAAATAGAGAGGAACCAAGCATTATTGATTATGCCACTATGTGCTAGCATCAACACCCTATTGATATTGTGAATAAAAAGCGCATAAGTACATTGATGTTAGATAATGCGAAAACGAGAAACCTGAACTCCAAAAACTTGCAGTCCCCAGTGGGATAATTCATCTTCGCCACCCATTTCCTTCATCTGCACAAATAGAGAGCATAACCGTCACACATCCCGACTCAATCGAAAAGTTGAAAATGATCCTAAGATGCACAAGAGGGTCCATCCACCTGTTTTTGATACTGATCAAGGGTATGGGACAAAGTTGCTTCTCTGGCGTCATCTTCCTCGTCGGAGTCATGCTTTAGCACCCTTTTCCGTTTCGCTGCTCCCGCGACCCGCTTCCCTTTCTCTTTATAGAAGTCGCTCAACAGATCATCCAAGCCAATGACCTTCTTACTGCTCGAGGCGATGATATTATTAGGACATCATAAGAA includes these proteins:
- the LOC115731535 gene encoding uncharacterized protein LOC115731535, which gives rise to MKSEFGSRLDFELEDPLVSAPAKKSKKVIGLDDLLSDFYKEKGKRVAGAAKRKRVLKHDSDEEDDAREATLSHTLDQYQKQMKEMGGEDELSHWGLQVFGVQKSPPAVVLPELGSCATFQALGHSKHNSLVEVGKREESDFLEGLLVNGWLSKLITLSGHLEMALAKWTFHLLMFASEKRLRTSACDLWCDVLSGKNEGTSAPIKIDWLPTYSELERALSIYGFVFVLSDAGSVDMDSKHAGPSLNIRAWIKFVAASCQVRSKWPIFSTSQAEKLTEVLICLFLDRRLEGLSMLLYECLLSVISYFTHEEWSTSCKKVTKSLASRLSMDLNCLRAVECISGIDARSKCLRSEVAYRLLANFLNHKAADEEILASLISINVKEKGCDLFRMYIYLVLAENWLFFNSTLEEKAVIREMWGLYLRNCSCLITSTDLRSFAAKVRNRALYLLQGSVTR